In Neisseriaceae bacterium CLB008, one genomic interval encodes:
- a CDS encoding conjugal transfer protein encodes MNFKTGHVGFTIRLEGIPFDGSDDKHLFNQYVNLSNLFAGMGKSLGNNLAVWTTLQRKKINFDRRYSFTTEFCQQFANKYLARFQEEDYFENVFYITVLIKSDDLDDGIKEAEEQINIMMRSLQPYEPYLLTAYQNDEGTLFSEVYEFFGGLINGEKEQIPLSTLDAYQVIPSADLHFGSEVCEIRTPSGAQKYAVMYDLKDFGLSKPKILTGVLSLPCEFTLTQSLVYVNSHTMQEDIKKQLNNLKSVGDQAAEQQNELAYGLGQLTAGELMFGDYHAALVVYGKTAKEASYNGSRAYAAFLNAGGFRFTKGGLSAPATFFSQLPGSKEKPRSFPKTTANLATTFGIHNYSHGKKYGNPIGDGSAVMPLQTVSKTVYDFNFHFSNPKEDNVGDKIAGHTLILGATGTGKTTLQTALLAFNERFDPYIFALDLDRGMEIFIRAIGGSYFSLEAGKPSGLNPFQLEDTPTNRDFLYTLVGICGKNSEGKLTAEEEKQIEQAVDATLSLDFGNRNFSRLLESIPISADDDALRVRLNRWCRSAGGRYAWCLDNDENAFDPKAFFRVGFDLTDVLKDNYAPTEPVLAYMFHLRDIMMDEVAKKGGILASIVEEFWYAARYQVTQDLILKILKTDRKRGGWLILVSQSPEDAINCPIFPAIIQQTPTKIFLPNPDAEFEGSYQRCGLTLKEYEELAKLTLESRTFLVKQSRQSAFAKLDLYGFSDEIAVLSGSSENIELLHKVMAEYGDTPEQWYQPFQQAIRNSRAVSVKPIQ; translated from the coding sequence GTGAATTTTAAAACGGGGCACGTCGGCTTCACCATTCGATTAGAAGGCATTCCTTTTGATGGATCGGACGACAAGCATCTTTTCAACCAGTACGTGAACCTTAGCAATCTATTTGCCGGTATGGGTAAGTCGCTGGGTAATAACCTAGCGGTCTGGACAACATTGCAGCGTAAGAAGATTAATTTTGATCGACGCTATTCATTCACCACCGAGTTTTGTCAGCAGTTTGCCAATAAGTACCTGGCACGTTTTCAGGAGGAAGATTATTTTGAGAATGTGTTCTACATCACGGTGCTGATTAAAAGTGATGACCTGGATGATGGCATTAAGGAAGCCGAAGAGCAAATCAACATCATGATGCGTTCTTTACAGCCCTACGAGCCTTACTTGCTGACGGCCTACCAGAACGATGAAGGCACCTTGTTTTCTGAGGTGTACGAATTCTTTGGTGGCCTGATCAACGGCGAGAAAGAGCAAATTCCTTTATCAACGCTCGATGCTTACCAGGTCATCCCTAGCGCTGACTTACACTTTGGCTCTGAAGTCTGCGAGATTCGGACGCCCAGTGGAGCCCAAAAGTATGCGGTGATGTACGACCTCAAAGACTTTGGGTTAAGTAAGCCTAAAATTCTGACCGGTGTTTTGTCTTTACCCTGTGAGTTCACCCTGACGCAAAGCTTAGTCTATGTGAATTCACATACGATGCAAGAAGACATTAAGAAGCAGCTCAACAACCTGAAGTCAGTCGGTGACCAAGCCGCGGAACAGCAGAATGAGTTGGCGTATGGTCTAGGCCAGCTGACAGCCGGTGAGCTGATGTTTGGTGATTATCACGCTGCCCTGGTGGTGTATGGTAAAACAGCCAAAGAGGCTTCCTATAATGGCTCTCGTGCCTATGCGGCCTTCTTGAATGCGGGCGGTTTTCGCTTTACTAAAGGTGGTCTATCAGCACCGGCCACATTCTTTAGCCAATTGCCAGGCAGTAAAGAGAAGCCGCGCTCTTTCCCTAAAACCACGGCCAATCTGGCCACGACGTTTGGCATTCACAATTACTCTCATGGTAAGAAGTATGGAAACCCAATTGGCGATGGTAGTGCAGTGATGCCGCTGCAAACCGTATCTAAAACGGTGTACGACTTTAACTTCCATTTCAGCAACCCTAAAGAAGACAACGTGGGCGATAAGATTGCTGGCCACACGTTGATTTTGGGTGCCACCGGTACGGGCAAGACCACGTTGCAAACGGCACTGCTGGCCTTTAATGAACGCTTTGACCCTTACATCTTCGCCCTAGACCTGGATCGAGGGATGGAGATTTTTATTAGGGCCATTGGTGGCAGCTACTTCTCATTAGAAGCCGGTAAGCCTTCTGGTTTGAATCCGTTCCAGTTAGAAGATACGCCGACTAATCGTGACTTCCTGTATACCTTGGTGGGCATTTGCGGCAAGAACAGTGAAGGTAAGCTGACGGCTGAAGAAGAAAAACAAATTGAACAGGCGGTTGATGCCACGTTAAGTTTGGATTTTGGTAATCGTAACTTTAGCCGGCTACTCGAAAGCATCCCCATCTCTGCTGATGATGACGCCTTGCGGGTACGCTTAAACCGTTGGTGCCGATCTGCTGGCGGTCGTTATGCCTGGTGCTTGGATAACGATGAAAACGCCTTCGATCCTAAAGCCTTCTTCCGCGTTGGGTTTGATTTAACCGATGTGCTGAAGGACAACTATGCGCCCACTGAGCCGGTGCTGGCGTACATGTTCCACCTTCGTGACATCATGATGGATGAGGTGGCTAAGAAGGGCGGCATCTTGGCTTCGATTGTTGAGGAGTTCTGGTATGCCGCACGTTACCAGGTGACTCAGGATTTGATCCTTAAAATCTTGAAGACGGATCGTAAGCGCGGTGGTTGGCTTATTCTTGTTTCTCAATCACCGGAGGACGCCATCAACTGCCCGATCTTCCCCGCCATCATTCAGCAGACGCCGACTAAAATCTTCTTACCCAATCCTGATGCTGAGTTTGAAGGCAGTTATCAGCGTTGTGGTTTGACGCTGAAAGAGTATGAGGAGCTGGCCAAGCTGACCTTAGAAAGCCGTACCTTCTTAGTGAAGCAAAGCCGGCAATCTGCTTTTGCGAAGCTAGACCTGTACGGATTCAGTGATGAGATTGCGGTGCTGTCAGGCTCTTCAGAGAACATCGAGCTGCTGCATAAGGTCATGGCTGAATATGGAGATACACCGGAACAGTGGTATCAGCCGTTTCAACAGGCCATCCGGAATAGTCGAGCAGTCAGTGTTAAGCCTATTCAGTAA
- a CDS encoding type IV secretion system protein translates to MKQKSKVLKIVAALVLSGSFFYGPVQAAGIPVFDGAGVAQAMQQVVHMKEQIDNQINQINQLKSQVKAMTGSRNLGNILKNTVKDQVPDEWASIYNSGVTLTQKNSVASNKYNPNASQDNLLKVFDLSQKTFKDTKQRLDNIDGLMRQIDLAQDMKAAADLQNRIAIERGVIQQQQIKLDMMARTYQLQQEIEDERYNERAKCIASHLEDRNFSACH, encoded by the coding sequence ATGAAGCAAAAAAGTAAGGTATTAAAAATCGTGGCTGCCCTCGTACTATCGGGCAGCTTTTTTTATGGGCCTGTTCAGGCCGCAGGCATCCCTGTTTTTGATGGGGCCGGCGTTGCTCAAGCGATGCAGCAAGTTGTTCACATGAAGGAGCAGATTGACAACCAGATCAACCAAATCAATCAGCTTAAAAGCCAAGTTAAGGCCATGACCGGTAGTCGTAACCTTGGCAATATCCTTAAAAATACGGTGAAGGATCAGGTGCCGGATGAGTGGGCCAGCATCTACAACAGTGGCGTAACCTTAACGCAGAAAAATAGCGTGGCCAGCAATAAGTACAACCCAAATGCCAGTCAAGACAACCTATTAAAGGTTTTTGACCTCTCTCAAAAGACTTTTAAAGATACTAAACAACGCTTAGATAATATCGATGGGTTGATGCGTCAAATTGATCTGGCTCAAGACATGAAGGCGGCTGCCGACTTACAAAACCGCATTGCCATCGAGCGGGGGGTGATTCAGCAACAGCAGATCAAACTGGACATGATGGCCCGCACCTATCAGCTTCAGCAGGAAATTGAAGATGAACGCTATAACGAACGGGCTAAGTGCATTGCCTCTCATCTAGAAGATCGTAATTTCAGTGCTTGTCATTAA
- a CDS encoding type IV secretion system protein, whose amino-acid sequence MEKHFFKDVTDLLLNGMGSNLFHQSSNIIAGVAPIFQIGFGIYILLVAFNYYNKGVDTSIVDLSKNAAGWLIVIACAFNAGQYARIANFAWGLPEAMSGLLSTTNFSASALDDIFTNFMKTIVEISKQSEALPLRRMADKLAISISITVMTICFGILFAIITAFYLVAKLSLAMVIVIGPIFIGAMLFPATRQWGMNWIGQVMNYSITIMFFTILASLVNDFYINHIESSLNGVFGQNGVALFSIIATAMPAFILSTVIFVVVTWNIPGIASALTGGAGANGFSRTLANVARMSKGMPPLPPGGGGSKGGGGSIGKG is encoded by the coding sequence ATGGAAAAGCATTTTTTTAAGGACGTCACCGACTTATTGCTGAACGGAATGGGGTCAAATTTATTCCATCAGTCCAGCAATATCATTGCAGGCGTAGCCCCTATTTTTCAGATTGGTTTTGGGATTTACATCTTGTTAGTCGCTTTTAATTACTATAACAAGGGCGTAGATACCAGCATTGTAGACTTGTCTAAAAATGCGGCCGGTTGGCTAATTGTGATCGCCTGTGCGTTTAATGCTGGCCAATATGCCCGTATCGCTAATTTTGCCTGGGGGCTACCTGAGGCCATGAGTGGTTTGCTCAGTACGACTAATTTTAGTGCCAGTGCATTGGATGATATTTTTACTAACTTTATGAAAACGATTGTTGAAATCTCCAAACAAAGTGAGGCACTACCCCTTAGGCGTATGGCAGATAAGCTAGCTATTTCTATTTCAATTACAGTCATGACCATTTGCTTTGGTATTTTGTTTGCCATTATTACGGCGTTTTATTTGGTGGCAAAATTGTCGTTGGCGATGGTCATTGTCATCGGGCCGATCTTTATTGGTGCGATGCTCTTTCCCGCTACTCGGCAATGGGGCATGAATTGGATTGGCCAGGTCATGAACTATTCAATCACCATTATGTTCTTCACCATTTTGGCATCTTTAGTAAATGATTTTTACATCAATCATATCGAGAGCAGCTTAAACGGTGTTTTTGGGCAAAACGGGGTTGCGCTTTTCTCCATTATTGCGACGGCGATGCCTGCATTTATATTATCAACCGTTATCTTTGTGGTGGTGACCTGGAACATTCCAGGGATTGCCTCTGCATTAACGGGTGGCGCCGGTGCCAATGGTTTCAGTCGAACTTTGGCAAATGTGGCACGAATGTCTAAAGGCATGCCGCCGTTACCGCCTGGTGGTGGCGGAAGTAAGGGTGGCGGGGGCAGTATTGGCAAGGGTTAA
- a CDS encoding virB8 family protein — translation MSKKVTNPKKKHPIKAGNEFIQAAKAFESSEIDRVRRNSKIAWRLAAGCLVLAGVAIGAVAGLTPLKTTTPFVIRVDNNTGATDIVTTLKHSEKSYGEVTDKFWLAQYIQNREGYDWQTVQNTYDATQLLSASQVQAEFSKLYNGSTNAPHLILKDNYKVIAKVNAISFVGDMAQVRFEKRVVPVKGDLDKQIPVQKMIATISFEYKNEPTQEKDRLVNPLGFQVTSYRVDPENAAI, via the coding sequence ATGAGTAAAAAAGTAACAAACCCAAAAAAGAAACACCCTATTAAGGCCGGCAATGAGTTTATCCAAGCGGCCAAAGCATTTGAGTCCTCTGAAATTGATCGTGTGCGCCGCAACAGCAAAATTGCCTGGCGGTTGGCTGCTGGTTGTTTGGTTTTAGCCGGCGTGGCCATTGGTGCTGTCGCCGGTCTTACGCCTCTTAAAACCACCACACCGTTTGTGATTCGCGTGGACAACAACACCGGTGCCACAGACATTGTGACCACGCTGAAGCATTCAGAAAAAAGCTATGGTGAAGTCACAGACAAATTTTGGTTGGCCCAGTACATCCAAAACCGTGAAGGCTATGACTGGCAAACGGTTCAGAACACCTATGATGCGACGCAGCTGTTGAGTGCCAGTCAGGTGCAAGCTGAGTTCTCTAAACTCTATAACGGCTCAACCAATGCCCCTCATCTGATCCTCAAAGACAACTACAAGGTCATCGCTAAGGTGAATGCGATCAGCTTTGTGGGCGACATGGCGCAAGTACGTTTTGAAAAACGAGTGGTGCCTGTGAAGGGGGATTTGGATAAACAGATTCCCGTACAAAAGATGATCGCGACGATCTCTTTTGAATACAAGAACGAACCGACTCAAGAGAAAGACCGCTTGGTAAATCCTCTGGGCTTCCAAGTAACCAGCTACCGCGTTGACCCAGAAAACGCAGCCATTTAA
- the virB9 gene encoding P-type conjugative transfer protein VirB9, producing the protein MTLKQNLASLVLASLMAPAVMAAATPYSLGEDARIQTAAYSANQVFNVRAQVGKAVLIQLEADERMTGDTAALGMGDADAWNLAVKGNNIIFKPTAQSPATNMIVTTNKRTYVFALSLVGGKGKAAQTPTYVLRFSYPDSISEARAAEASKRAQANALLDRLQKVPGDVVNSNYWGKGVKGLAPTAVYDNGRFTYFSFDNGKDLPAIYKELPDGSEALLNTHMEGDTVVVHEVAKQFILRLGDSALGLENRGYDEQGRFNRTGTDDGNSVRIIK; encoded by the coding sequence ATGACATTGAAACAAAACCTAGCCAGCCTCGTGCTGGCTTCTTTAATGGCGCCGGCGGTTATGGCCGCTGCGACGCCTTACAGTCTTGGTGAAGATGCGCGTATTCAAACGGCAGCGTATAGCGCCAACCAGGTGTTTAACGTTCGGGCCCAGGTCGGCAAAGCAGTTTTGATTCAGCTTGAAGCTGATGAACGCATGACTGGCGACACCGCCGCCTTAGGTATGGGCGATGCCGACGCTTGGAATCTGGCGGTTAAAGGCAACAACATCATTTTTAAGCCGACGGCTCAAAGCCCAGCCACCAACATGATCGTGACGACCAATAAACGCACCTATGTATTTGCGCTGTCATTAGTGGGCGGCAAGGGTAAGGCCGCTCAAACGCCTACCTACGTTTTACGATTCTCTTACCCTGACTCGATTAGCGAAGCGCGCGCAGCTGAAGCCAGCAAGCGTGCCCAGGCTAATGCCTTATTGGATCGTTTGCAAAAAGTACCTGGTGATGTGGTGAATTCAAACTACTGGGGCAAAGGCGTTAAGGGCCTAGCACCGACTGCCGTTTACGACAATGGCCGTTTTACCTACTTCAGCTTTGATAATGGCAAAGATTTGCCGGCCATCTATAAAGAGCTGCCGGATGGGTCAGAGGCGCTGCTGAATACTCACATGGAAGGTGACACCGTTGTGGTTCATGAAGTGGCCAAGCAATTTATTTTGCGGTTGGGTGACTCTGCTTTGGGTTTAGAAAACCGTGGCTACGATGAACAAGGCCGCTTTAACCGTACTGGTACCGACGATGGCAACAGCGTTCGGATCATCAAATAA
- the virB10 gene encoding type IV secretion system protein VirB10 — MGLFNRKPKDDLAELNQITEEQPSLAEKIGDNEVEKGLPQDLSSKKKNSIGKVMFLAVALVAVGVIVAGAIGFTGGSSAPEEKQPDQLNASIQNSQPKNFEQDKLKLAMQDEEQAQLEAELFSTEQAETDQPEHVVGAQEQGEVVYQSAPASSGSNEPEQTPKDRKLQGGVLVSLGNVAEAYTGDGEQVDPNFQQASQSGNSPLQDRLKPTVTMSTNAMKRGDMTYVMRKGTNIACTLETQIITTHPGLTRCVVNKDVYSANGKVLLLERGSSINGEQTSALVQGQARVFVLWNEVETPNGVRVAINSPGAGQLGAAGHSARVNNHFWQRFGGAILISLIGDVADNINNRQRNGGEITFSNSTDAAQDMATEALKNSINIPPTGYVNHGSLINVMVARDVDFSSVYERVTPY, encoded by the coding sequence ATGGGATTGTTTAACCGTAAGCCCAAGGATGACTTGGCAGAGCTAAATCAAATCACTGAAGAGCAGCCTTCTTTGGCTGAAAAGATTGGTGACAATGAAGTTGAGAAAGGCTTGCCACAAGACCTCTCTTCTAAGAAAAAGAACAGCATCGGCAAAGTAATGTTCCTAGCGGTGGCTCTGGTGGCCGTCGGGGTGATTGTGGCCGGTGCGATTGGCTTCACCGGTGGCTCTTCGGCACCAGAAGAAAAACAGCCTGACCAGCTTAATGCCAGCATTCAAAACAGCCAGCCTAAAAACTTTGAGCAAGATAAGTTAAAGCTGGCCATGCAGGATGAAGAGCAGGCACAGCTTGAAGCTGAGCTGTTTAGTACTGAGCAGGCTGAAACGGATCAGCCTGAGCATGTTGTTGGTGCGCAGGAACAAGGTGAAGTGGTTTATCAGTCCGCGCCAGCCTCTTCAGGTTCTAATGAGCCGGAACAAACGCCCAAAGACAGAAAGTTGCAAGGCGGTGTCCTTGTGTCACTGGGTAATGTTGCTGAAGCCTACACCGGTGATGGGGAGCAAGTAGACCCTAATTTCCAACAGGCGTCCCAAAGTGGTAATTCACCCTTACAAGATCGGCTTAAACCCACCGTAACCATGAGCACCAACGCCATGAAGCGTGGCGACATGACTTATGTGATGCGTAAAGGCACGAACATTGCTTGTACGTTGGAAACGCAAATCATCACCACACATCCAGGCTTAACCCGTTGTGTAGTGAATAAAGACGTTTACTCTGCCAACGGTAAAGTGTTGTTGCTGGAACGTGGCAGCAGCATTAATGGCGAGCAGACCTCGGCCTTAGTTCAAGGTCAGGCGCGCGTATTTGTGCTGTGGAATGAGGTTGAAACACCAAATGGTGTACGTGTGGCCATTAACTCTCCTGGTGCAGGCCAGTTGGGTGCCGCTGGTCATTCGGCCCGAGTGAATAATCACTTCTGGCAACGTTTTGGTGGGGCGATCTTGATTAGCTTGATTGGCGATGTGGCCGACAACATCAATAACCGTCAGCGTAATGGTGGTGAAATCACCTTCTCTAATTCTACCGATGCCGCCCAAGACATGGCCACGGAAGCACTAAAAAATAGCATCAACATTCCGCCCACCGGTTACGTAAATCACGGTTCATTGATTAACGTGATGGTGGCGCGTGACGTTGATTTTAGCAGTGTGTATGAACGTGTGACGCCTTATTAA